One part of the Bacteroidia bacterium genome encodes these proteins:
- a CDS encoding GNAT family N-acetyltransferase, whose product MFLEEKLDRLKEILSPDDLRIPFNEFYPIKSRIEAAFMSFENPNFHLNGWKERLKNYELHNFNKETFDFLAEKLPAAERYWWVFMEDPQYAMSRHMLFDASQKGGEHLSYLFHDSPIFIVDKKYRWLLMIDRREKYYWEKETKEKFPQISSKDLILNEMNFLDAQAYSDILSEPETWHYLTESGPVDLKAAEEKIERNSTFAKEGKAFYWAIRDHRYQFLGYIAVFHLNEERAAISYGIHPDFRRKTFASKALKLILKWEGLAEKELELATHLDNEASYQLLTKMGLSYQGILARPQGSRHVFIRKKG is encoded by the coding sequence ATGTTTTTAGAAGAAAAACTGGATCGACTCAAGGAAATCCTTTCTCCGGATGATTTGCGGATTCCTTTCAACGAATTTTATCCTATAAAAAGCAGAATTGAAGCTGCTTTCATGAGTTTTGAAAATCCCAATTTTCACCTCAATGGTTGGAAGGAAAGATTGAAGAACTATGAGCTTCACAACTTCAATAAGGAGACTTTCGATTTTCTTGCAGAAAAATTGCCAGCTGCAGAGCGCTATTGGTGGGTGTTTATGGAAGACCCTCAATATGCCATGAGCCGACATATGCTTTTTGATGCCAGCCAAAAAGGAGGAGAACATTTGTCCTATTTATTTCATGACTCTCCCATATTTATTGTTGATAAAAAATACCGATGGCTGTTGATGATCGATAGGCGAGAGAAGTATTATTGGGAGAAAGAAACGAAGGAAAAATTTCCCCAAATATCCTCAAAGGATTTGATCCTGAATGAAATGAACTTCCTTGATGCCCAGGCCTATTCCGATATCCTATCAGAGCCGGAGACCTGGCATTATCTGACAGAATCAGGACCTGTGGATCTGAAAGCGGCTGAAGAAAAAATTGAACGCAATAGCACGTTTGCCAAAGAGGGCAAGGCATTTTATTGGGCGATTCGGGACCACAGGTATCAGTTTTTAGGATACATAGCTGTCTTTCATCTAAATGAGGAAAGAGCTGCAATCAGTTATGGCATACATCCGGATTTTCGTAGAAAAACTTTTGCCTCTAAAGCCCTGAAATTGATATTGAAGTGGGAGGGCTTGGCAGAAAAAGAACTGGAATTGGCTACTCACCTGGATAATGAAGCTTCCTACCAGCTTCTTACAAAAATGGGCCTTAGCTATCAGGGGATTTTAGCAAGACCTCAGGGCAGTCGACACGTTTTTATCAGAAAGAAAGGATAA